CGGTAGGGGTCCAGTGCCGGTTGCTGCATGATTTCCCGGGTCAAGCGGATGCCGTCACGAAATTCCTGCCAGTCCTGTTCGGTGGCCATGTAATTGAACAGGATGCTTGGGTATTCGCGCGGGTTTTTGGACTTCACCTGAACCCGGCCACGGCTTGGCGAGCGCATCGAGCCGACGTGCGCCTGGAAACCATGCTCTTTAACGCCATTGCTGCCGTTGTAGTTAATCGCCACTGGCAAGAAGTGGTACTGAATATTCGGCCACTCGAATACGTCGCTCGAACGGATGAAGCCGCCCGCTTCAAATTGGTTGCTGGCACCAATGCCTTTGCCAAGGAACATCCACTGCGCGCCGATGGCTGGCTGATTCCACCACAGCAGCGATGGGTACAACGAGACCGGTTGAGTGCAGGCGTATTGCAGGTACATTTCCAAATGGTCTTGAAGGTTCTGACCCACGCCGGGCAGGTCATGAATCACTGGAATATCCAGTTGGCGCAGCACCTGTGCCGGGCCGACGCCGGAGCGTTGCAGGATTTGTGGCGAGGCAATCGCGCCGCTGCACAGCAGCACTTCCTTGCGTGCGGAGGCTTCGATGCGTGCGTCGCTGTCGCCGACCAGGTAAGCCACGCCCACCGCCCGTTTGCCATCGAATAAAATTCGGTCGGTCAACGCGTGGGTAACGATGGTCAGGGTCGAGCGTTGTTTGGCTTGATCAAGATAGCCGCGAGCGGTGCTGGCACGCCGGCCCTCGGGGGTCACGGTGCGGTCCATTGGGCCGAAGCCTTCTTGCTGATAACCGTTGAGGTCGTCAGTGCGTGGGTAACCGGCTTGTACGCCCGCTTCAACCATGGCCTTGAACAGCGGGTTGTTGCCGGCTTTGGGTGTGGTCACGCTGATCGGACCATCGCCGCCGTGGAAATCGTTCGGGCCGATATCGCGGGTTTCGGCTTTGCGAAAATACGGCAGGCAATCGAGGTAGCTCCAGTTTTCCAAACCTGGGTTTTTCGCCCAGCCGTCGTAGTCCATGGCATTACCACGGATGTAGCACATGCCATTGATCAGCGAAGAACCGCCCAGGCCCTTGCCACGGCCACATTCCATGCGCCGGTTGTCCATGTGCGGTTCCGGGTCGGTTTCGTAGCCCCAGTTGTAGCGGCGACCTTGCAGTGGGAAGGCCAGCGCAGCAGGCATTTGTGTGCGGAAATCGAAGCGATAATCCGGGCCTCCCGCTTCCAGCAATAGCACGCTGACGCCGTGGTCTTCGGTCAGGCGGGCGGCCAGGGTATTACCAGCGGAGCCAGCTCCGATGATGATGTAGTCGAATTCTTGGGACATTAAATGCACCCTCGATGAATGGGTGGGGTGGGTCAGTTAGGCTATCTTTGCCAATGAGTTTTCTCCCACAGGTGATATTCATTTCTCTGTGGGAGCGAAATCATTTGCGAAGATGCCAGTAGGGATCAAAACACCGACGTGTATTCCCCAAGCTCTACCTGCACCGACTTGATACGGGTGTATTGCGCCAACGAGCTGATCCCGTTTTCACGGCCGACACCTGATTGTTTGTAACCTCCTACCGGCATTTCTGCCGCTGATTCGCCCCAAGCGTTGATCCAGCAGATGCCGGCTTCAAGCTGGTGAATCACGCGGTGGGCGCGGTTCAGGTCTTTGGTGACGACGCCCGCCGCCAAACCGAACTCGGTGTCGTTGGCGCGGCGGATGACTTCTTCTTCGGTGTCGTAGCTGAGGATGCTCATGACCGGGCCGAAAATTTCTTCGCGAACGATGGTCATGTCGTCAGTGCAGTCAGTGAACACCGTGGCCGAGACGAATGCGCCTTTGGCGAACTCACCGTCAGTCAGCCGTTCGCCCCCGCACAGCAGGCGGGCGCCTTCTTCTTTGCCTTTGGCGATATAGCCGAGCACGCTTTCCATGTGCGCAAAACTCACTAGCGGACCAAAGTTGGTGTTCTCATCTTGCGGGTTGCCAACCCGAATGCGCTTCACGCGTTCGAGGATTTTTGCCTCGAAAGCGGCCTTCAACGAGCGCGGTATGAACACCCGTGTGCCGTTGGTGCAGACTTGGCCGGAGCTGTAGAAGTTGGCCATCATCGCCGTATCGGCGGCGCGATCAAGGTCGGCGTCGTCGAAGATAATCAGCGGTGACTTGCCGCCCAATTCCATGGTCACGTCTTTGAGCGACGAGCTCGACGCGCTGGCCATGACTTTTTTGCCAGTGTCGGTCCCGCCGGTGAACGAGATTTTTTCAATGCGCGGGTGTTCAGTCAGCCATGTGCCTACTTCACGGCCGCTGCCGGTCAGCACGTTGAACACGCCATCTGGAACGCCGGCTTGGGTGTAGATCTCCGCCAGCTTCAGCGTGGTCAGCGACGTGACTTCGCTGGGTTTAAAGATCATCGCATTGCCCGCCGCCAGCGCCGGTGCGGATTTCCACAGGGCGATTTGGATCGGATAGTTCCAGGCGCCGATCCCGGCCACTACACCCAGCGGTTCGCGACGGGTGTACACGAACGAGGTGCTGCGCAGAGGAATTTGCTCGCCTTCGATGGCGGGCACCAAGCCTGCGTAATATTCCAGCACGTCAGCGCCGGTCACGATGTCGACGTAACGGGTTTCGGAAATCGCTTTGCCGGTGTCGAGGGTTTCCAGGTCGGCCAGCTCATCGTTGCGTTCACGCAAGATGTCCACGGCGCGGCGCAAGATCCGCGAACGCTGCATGGCGGTCATGGCGGCCCAGATTTTTTGGCCTTTTTCGGCACTGACCACGGCGCGTTCGACGTCGTCTTTGCCTGCGCGCTGCACGGTAGCCAAGATTTGGCCGTTAGCCGGGTTGATGGCGTCGAACGTAGCGTCGCTACTGGAATCGACGTAACCGCCATCGATGTAGAGTTTTTGAAGTTCGAATCGGGGCATGGTGTCCTCGCAAGTGCGGTATGTCTGGGTTTCAAGGCTACTGAGCACAGGGCTGATATGCAGATGCGCAAGAACGCACTAGCTCGCCTGTTTTGCCAGTTGGAAGTCCATATATTCGTAAGCGATTTGCTGCGCTTGCTCGGTGTCGAATGCATCGCCTGACAGCGCGCCGCGTAACCACAAACCGTCGATCAATGCCGCCAGGCCGCGAGCAGCGGTGCGCGCCTCGCTCAATGACAGCACTCGGCGAAATTGGCAGCACAGGTTTGAATAAAGCCGGTGATCGTTGATCCTCTGCAACCTGTGCAATGACGGCTGGTGCATGCTGGTGGCCCAGAAGGCTAACCAGGTTTTCATTGCCGGGCCGTTGACTTGGCTGGCATCGAAGTTACCTTCGATGATGACTTGAAGATGAGCCCGTGGGTTGTCGTCGCCGAGTGCCAGACGGCGGTCGTGAACGCTCTGGCTCAGGGCATTCATCAAATGACGCATGGTCGCTGCGATCAGGCCGTTTTTGTCCTGAAAGTAGTGACTGATGATGCCGTTGGACACACCCGCCAAGCGAGCGATCAGCGCAATGCTGGCGTCTCCCATTCCAACTTGATCAACCGCCTCTAGAGTGGCGTGGATCAGCTGTTGACGGCGGATGGGTTGCATACCGACTTTGGGCATATCAAGCGTCTCCTTTGGTCGCTCAATGGTCCTGAAGTGACCGTTTCTGCGATGGCCAGTCTATTTAGTTTTAATTGAACGTTCAATCAATAAAAAATGATGGGCGGATAGTTGGGCAGCTTTGCGAAGGTCGATAAGGGGAAACTGCAGACACCCACTTGTTGGCAAGGCGATGTAATCGGTACACCGCCCAAAGCCTCTCGCCTACAAGTTGGCTCTTACAGAGAATAAGGTGTCAGCCGAGACTTTTGCCTAGCAATGCGTGGTATAGCTCGCTGTCACCCAGGATACCGACCACTTTGTTGTCTTCCTGTAGGACCAGTTTATTGCCGGTCTGGTAGCGGATTTGCAGCGCGTCGCGCATGCCGATGTTGGAATGCACCAAGGTTGGACGGCGGCCTAGGGTTTCCACCGATTGTCCCGGAGCCCAATTTTGAAGGTCGATATTGGCTGCACCTTGTCGAGCGCCAGTGACGGAATTGCCTTCACCCAAGCCAATCCACGAATCACCGCCCGGATCGAGACACACTTCACCGTTTACGCGAGTGCAGTTATCCAGTGTTCGCATCAGGCTGCGGCCGCACAACACGTTG
The nucleotide sequence above comes from Pseudomonas sp. AB6. Encoded proteins:
- the betB gene encoding betaine-aldehyde dehydrogenase, encoding MPRFELQKLYIDGGYVDSSSDATFDAINPANGQILATVQRAGKDDVERAVVSAEKGQKIWAAMTAMQRSRILRRAVDILRERNDELADLETLDTGKAISETRYVDIVTGADVLEYYAGLVPAIEGEQIPLRSTSFVYTRREPLGVVAGIGAWNYPIQIALWKSAPALAAGNAMIFKPSEVTSLTTLKLAEIYTQAGVPDGVFNVLTGSGREVGTWLTEHPRIEKISFTGGTDTGKKVMASASSSSLKDVTMELGGKSPLIIFDDADLDRAADTAMMANFYSSGQVCTNGTRVFIPRSLKAAFEAKILERVKRIRVGNPQDENTNFGPLVSFAHMESVLGYIAKGKEEGARLLCGGERLTDGEFAKGAFVSATVFTDCTDDMTIVREEIFGPVMSILSYDTEEEVIRRANDTEFGLAAGVVTKDLNRAHRVIHQLEAGICWINAWGESAAEMPVGGYKQSGVGRENGISSLAQYTRIKSVQVELGEYTSVF
- the betI gene encoding transcriptional regulator BetI — protein: MPKVGMQPIRRQQLIHATLEAVDQVGMGDASIALIARLAGVSNGIISHYFQDKNGLIAATMRHLMNALSQSVHDRRLALGDDNPRAHLQVIIEGNFDASQVNGPAMKTWLAFWATSMHQPSLHRLQRINDHRLYSNLCCQFRRVLSLSEARTAARGLAALIDGLWLRGALSGDAFDTEQAQQIAYEYMDFQLAKQAS
- the betA gene encoding choline dehydrogenase, with amino-acid sequence MSQEFDYIIIGAGSAGNTLAARLTEDHGVSVLLLEAGGPDYRFDFRTQMPAALAFPLQGRRYNWGYETDPEPHMDNRRMECGRGKGLGGSSLINGMCYIRGNAMDYDGWAKNPGLENWSYLDCLPYFRKAETRDIGPNDFHGGDGPISVTTPKAGNNPLFKAMVEAGVQAGYPRTDDLNGYQQEGFGPMDRTVTPEGRRASTARGYLDQAKQRSTLTIVTHALTDRILFDGKRAVGVAYLVGDSDARIEASARKEVLLCSGAIASPQILQRSGVGPAQVLRQLDIPVIHDLPGVGQNLQDHLEMYLQYACTQPVSLYPSLLWWNQPAIGAQWMFLGKGIGASNQFEAGGFIRSSDVFEWPNIQYHFLPVAINYNGSNGVKEHGFQAHVGSMRSPSRGRVQVKSKNPREYPSILFNYMATEQDWQEFRDGIRLTREIMQQPALDPYRGREISPGLEVQTDEQLDQFVREHAETAFHPSCSCKMGSDDMAVVDGEGRVHGLQGLRVVDASIMPLITTGNLNAPTIMIAEKIADNIRGRTPLPRSTADYYVAGNAPARGKPLREVSR